GAAGAGTTTTTTTCATCAAAATATGGAGTCACCAATTGGTTTATGATCAATATTGCTCTTCTTATTTCAGCTTTCCTTCATGCTAAGAGTTTTATGGAAGAGCTGAAGAAGACTTCCAGAAAAGAAGTAGTAGAGCAGAAGCTTATCGCCAAATCGGCAAATGCTCAGTTTGAGAGCTTAAAGAACCAGCTGGACCCTCACTTCCTTTTCAATTCTCTGAATGTTTTAAGCTCACTGATTGATGAAAATCCACAACAGGCCCAGAAGTTTACAGCTTCAATGTCAAAGATTTACCGTTACGTACTTGAACAGAAAGATAAAGAGCTTGTAACGGTGGAAGATGAGATAGAATTTGCAAAAACCTATTGCGATCTTTTGAAAACAAGGTTTGAAGACAGTGTAGATTTTACTTTTGATGTTGCCGAGGAAGACTATCAGAAATATGTTGTTCCATTGGCTCTGCAGCTGCTGTTGGAGAACTGCATCAAGCATAATTTTGCTACGTCATCAAAACCTTTGGTGATAAGAATTTTTTCAGCCGGAAATATCCTCTGTATTGAAAATAATCTTCAGGTAAGAGAACAGATCAAAGAAAGCTCTGGGATTGGTCTTGCTAATATTGTACAGCGCTATTCTCTGCTTACCGATCGAAATGTCTTCATAGAAAAGTCAGAAGATCATTTTAAAGTAAAACTTCCGATGCTTTTGACTAAGCCGCATATTTCCAATGCAAAACCTGAAGATGATTCTGTAGCTTACAATCGCGCACAAAAGAGAGTAAAAGAGATTAAAAGCTTTTATATGAACCTTATTTCTTATTGTACCGTAAGCGCCTTTTTAATCTTCATTAATCTTTTTACAAGCAGCAGAAACCACTGGTTTTGGTTTCCTGTACTGGGATGGGGAATTGGGGTTGCTTCCCATGCTTTTCAGGTGTTTGGAGTAGGAGAATCATGGCAGGAAAAGAAGATTCGTGAAATTATGAACAAACAAAAAAAATAAAGCGATGGAAAGATTTGACGAAAATGATATTGAATATCAACGTGCCAGAAGACAGGTAGAAAGGTTACGGGGATTTTACGGACATTTATTCGCTTATATCGCAGTGAATGCTATGATTGTTGTGTATAACTGTATGAACCTGAAACCCGGTGAAAGT
The window above is part of the Chryseobacterium sp. MA9 genome. Proteins encoded here:
- a CDS encoding 2TM domain-containing protein, yielding MKRKYFTILLWTSLGTTLFFFLFFNDEKTLQTFLITLLLSTMYSFVLGFGNGFINEFLNRKFPWSEATRTRAVLSIISIIIGNFILVYFCNYMNYVVIQKTATTEEFFSSKYGVTNWFMINIALLISAFLHAKSFMEELKKTSRKEVVEQKLIAKSANAQFESLKNQLDPHFLFNSLNVLSSLIDENPQQAQKFTASMSKIYRYVLEQKDKELVTVEDEIEFAKTYCDLLKTRFEDSVDFTFDVAEEDYQKYVVPLALQLLLENCIKHNFATSSKPLVIRIFSAGNILCIENNLQVREQIKESSGIGLANIVQRYSLLTDRNVFIEKSEDHFKVKLPMLLTKPHISNAKPEDDSVAYNRAQKRVKEIKSFYMNLISYCTVSAFLIFINLFTSSRNHWFWFPVLGWGIGVASHAFQVFGVGESWQEKKIREIMNKQKK
- a CDS encoding 2TM domain-containing protein; the encoded protein is MERFDENDIEYQRARRQVERLRGFYGHLFAYIAVNAMIVVYNCMNLKPGESYFQFKNFFTATFWGIGLAAHAVTVFLPGVNFIRKWEDKKIKELMDKQKDH